CGGCATCCGCAAGGCGGTGGGGGCGACCCGCCGCGACATCCGCTTCCAGTTCCTGGCGGAGGCGGTGTTCATCTCGGTGTGCGGCGGGGTGGTGGGGACGCTGATCGGGCTGGCCCTGCCCTTCTCCGTGCGCTTCTTCACCAGCTTCCGCATCCCCATCTCGGGGCTTTCGGCGGTAATCGCCATCCTGGTGTCGTCGCTGGTGGGCATCGTCTTCGGCACGGTGCCGGCAGCCCTGGCCGCCAAGCAGGACCCGGTGGTCTCGCTGCGCTACGAGTAGTTCCCAGTTCCCAGTTCCCGGTTCTCAGTTCCCAGTTTGGGCCGGCAATTTGACTGGGAACCGGCAACCGGGAACTGGGAACTCAAACAAGAAAGCCGGGCTGGTTGGCCCGGCTTTCTCAATCTTGGTGCCGGCGTGAATGGGCGCGCCTGGTTGAGCGCGGCCCGGTCACATCACCAGCGCCAGATTCTCGAGTTCATGCTGGATGGCTTCCAGCGAGCAGCCCTTGCTGCCCACGCGCCCGGCGGCCTCCATGGCCGCGTCCGGGGAGACCCCGAAGCCGTGGCCCATCATGAACATCTGCAGCATCTCGCCGGCCTGGCGGTGGTCCAACCCGCCTTCCAGTAGCTCACTGCGCAACGCTGTCAACTCCGTCACCGCGAAGCGTTCCATTCGGGATCACCTCCGATCCCTTTACTTCCTTGCTTGTTGACTTAGACTCACTCCGGGCCCAAAACGTTGCAGGCGGAATCTCCTTTTTCCGCCTTGGGTTATGGGG
This Terriglobales bacterium DNA region includes the following protein-coding sequences:
- a CDS encoding FtsX-like permease family protein, giving the protein GIRKAVGATRRDIRFQFLAEAVFISVCGGVVGTLIGLALPFSVRFFTSFRIPISGLSAVIAILVSSLVGIVFGTVPAALAAKQDPVVSLRYE